In Acipenser ruthenus chromosome 15, fAciRut3.2 maternal haplotype, whole genome shotgun sequence, a genomic segment contains:
- the LOC117422383 gene encoding uncharacterized protein LOC117422383 isoform X1 — protein MGQNQMTLQKSLCQPRSQILLENQEPNVGQPLINPNSSPGGQQNGPLLRRDLRSIIFGARFAELRMLVTIWVMQMWKVKAVEQSQQITKFTVNTAPKVDNMTQLEAKARRAEIKVAVTMVNHNVPLAVADHFSPLMKECFKDSDVAQRYGAARTKTTCIINRAIAPYLHDELVKKMRNRPYTLSIDGSNDTGREKMNPLAVKLFDVDRVDHMFLDMCITTGTNAATAETIFEKMDSVLKKDNIPWQNCVGLSVDNANVNMGVCNSIKSRILSINPTVYVHGCPCHIVHNNVSAAGTHYIELSDFDVEDMVLDIGYWFKASTKRKCRLDEFCVFCDTEYMAVIDHVSTRSQETAVVRILRLYRALVSYFKSNIEKQARFKRLRKHFEDPMTEVHLLFYQATLPVFTEFNLLFQRQEPSVYLLHGQMRSYVKKIMSKFVTTTAIKNADVCEVEYKDKQNQVADHKLNVGWTTRTTLNRLHEAGEISQYQEDNFHKAVRAFFVAAVDYAFKKLPFKEPVLEHSQFIDFQQKMDCDVNDALYFVYRFSHLLQYGDPKEQDKLSDEFLDYQLMEEKDIPRSIWEQAVSRVSEQEVYHRMDKVWAHMATIKSPVTGMPKLPMLSKVAQLILTLPHSNADAERVFSMIGLNKTDTRNALALEGTLSSIMTIKMSGMEPNCFKYEPPAEVIKASKSAASSYKREHAAASNAGSECT, from the exons ATGGGACAGAACCAGATGACTCTACAAAAAAGTCTGTGCCAGCCAAGAAGTCAAATTCTTCTGGAAAATCAAGAACCAAATGTGGGGCAGCCACTTATAAATCCAAATTCAAGCCCGGGTGGACAACAGAATGGCCCTTTATTAAGAAGGGACTTACGCAGCATCATTTTTGGTGCGAGATTTGCAGAACTGAGAATGCTTGTTACCATATGGGTCATGCAGATGTGGAAGGTCAAGGCAGTGGAGCAATCGCAGCAAATTACCAAATTTACAGTGAACACAGCTCCAAAGGTGGATAACATGACACAACTTGAGGCGAAG GCACGACGAGCTGAGATCAAAGTTGCTGTGACGATGGTAAATCACAATGTCCCCCTTGCAGTTGCTGACCACTTCAGCCCACTGATGAAAGAGTGTTTTAAGGATTCAGATGTGGCACAGAGATATGGTGCTGCAAGGACCAAGACTACTTGTATTATCAACAGGGCTATAGCACCATACCTTCATGATGAGCTGGTCAAAAAGATGAGAAACAGGCCATACACCTTGTCAATTGATGGATCAAATGATACAG gaAGGGAAAAGATGAACCCATTGGCTGTGAAGCTGTTTGATGTAGACAGGGTGGACCACATGTTCCTAGATATGTGCATCACAACTGGCACTAATGCTGCCACAGCAGagaccatttttgaaaaaatggACAGTGTCCTCAAGAAGGATAACATCCCATGGCAAAACTGTGTAGGTCTGTCAGTGGACAATGCCAATGTGAACATGGGTGTCTGTAACTCAATCAAATCAAGGATATTAAGCATAAACCCGACTGTTTATGTCCATGGTTGTCCTTGCCACATAGTTCACAACAATGTCAGTGCTGCTGGGACTCATTATATTGAG TTGTCAGACTTTGATGTGGAGGATATGGTTCTAGATATTGGATACTGGTTCAAAGCGAGCACAAAGAGAAAATGTAGACTGGATG aattctgtgtgttttgtgataCTGAGTACATGGCTGTCATAGACCATGTTTCGACACGGAGTCAGGAGACGGCAGTAGTCCGCATTCTACGGCTGTATCGAGCACTTGTCAGCTACTTCAAGTCTAACA TTGAGAAACAAGCCCGCTTTAAGAGGCTTAGGAAGCATTTTGAGGATCCAATGACAGAGGTACACCTCTTATTCTACCAGGCCACACTGCCTGTCTTCACAGAGTTTAATTTACTCTTTCAGCGCCAAGAACCATCTGTGTATCTTCTCCATGGACAG atgaggTCTTATGTTAAGAAAATCATGTCCAAGTTTGTTACCACAACTGCAATAAAAAATGCTGATGTGTGTGAAGTTGAGTATAAAGACAAACAGAACCAGGTGGCAG ATCACAAGCTTAATGTTGGCTGGACAACAAGAACAACCCTCAACCGTCTGCATGAAGCTGGTGAGATCAGTCAGTACCAGGAAGACAACTTCCACAAGGCTGTGAGGGCattttttgttgcagctgttgaCTATGCCTTTAAGAAGCTGCCCTTCAAGGAGCCAGTCCTTGAACATTCACAGTTTATTGACTTTCAACAGAAGATGGACTGTGATGTGAATGATGCTCTATACTTTGTgtacag GTTTAGTCATCTGCTTCAGTATGGAGATCCCAAAGAACAGGACAAGTTGAGTGATGAGTTCCTGGACTATCAACTTATGGAGGAAAAGGACATTCCCAGAAGCATTTGGGAGCAGGCGGTGAGCAGAGTCAGTGAGCAGGAGGTGTACCACAGGATGGATAAGGTGTGGGCACACATGGCCACAATCAAGAGTCCAGTAACAGGAATGCCTAAGCTACCCATGCTGAGCAAGGTGGCACAACTAATTCTAACCCTGCCACACTCTAATGCTGATGCAGAAAGAGTTTTTTCAATGATTGGACTAAACAAGACTGACACACGGAATGCTCTGGCCTTGGAAGGCACACTGTCCTCTATAATGACAATAAAGATGTCCGGTATGGAGCCCAACTGCTTCAAGTATGAGCCCCCAGCAGAAGTAATCAAGGCCTCCAAGTCAGCTGCTTCCAGCTACAAGCGTGAACATGCAGCAGCTTCAAATGCTGGCTCAGAATGCACCTAA
- the LOC117422383 gene encoding uncharacterized protein LOC117422383 isoform X2: MNPLAVKLFDVDRVDHMFLDMCITTGTNAATAETIFEKMDSVLKKDNIPWQNCVGLSVDNANVNMGVCNSIKSRILSINPTVYVHGCPCHIVHNNVSAAGTHYIELSDFDVEDMVLDIGYWFKASTKRKCRLDEFCVFCDTEYMAVIDHVSTRSQETAVVRILRLYRALVSYFKSNIEKQARFKRLRKHFEDPMTEVHLLFYQATLPVFTEFNLLFQRQEPSVYLLHGQMRSYVKKIMSKFVTTTAIKNADVCEVEYKDKQNQVADHKLNVGWTTRTTLNRLHEAGEISQYQEDNFHKAVRAFFVAAVDYAFKKLPFKEPVLEHSQFIDFQQKMDCDVNDALYFVYRFSHLLQYGDPKEQDKLSDEFLDYQLMEEKDIPRSIWEQAVSRVSEQEVYHRMDKVWAHMATIKSPVTGMPKLPMLSKVAQLILTLPHSNADAERVFSMIGLNKTDTRNALALEGTLSSIMTIKMSGMEPNCFKYEPPAEVIKASKSAASSYKREHAAASNAGSECT, translated from the exons ATGAACCCATTGGCTGTGAAGCTGTTTGATGTAGACAGGGTGGACCACATGTTCCTAGATATGTGCATCACAACTGGCACTAATGCTGCCACAGCAGagaccatttttgaaaaaatggACAGTGTCCTCAAGAAGGATAACATCCCATGGCAAAACTGTGTAGGTCTGTCAGTGGACAATGCCAATGTGAACATGGGTGTCTGTAACTCAATCAAATCAAGGATATTAAGCATAAACCCGACTGTTTATGTCCATGGTTGTCCTTGCCACATAGTTCACAACAATGTCAGTGCTGCTGGGACTCATTATATTGAG TTGTCAGACTTTGATGTGGAGGATATGGTTCTAGATATTGGATACTGGTTCAAAGCGAGCACAAAGAGAAAATGTAGACTGGATG aattctgtgtgttttgtgataCTGAGTACATGGCTGTCATAGACCATGTTTCGACACGGAGTCAGGAGACGGCAGTAGTCCGCATTCTACGGCTGTATCGAGCACTTGTCAGCTACTTCAAGTCTAACA TTGAGAAACAAGCCCGCTTTAAGAGGCTTAGGAAGCATTTTGAGGATCCAATGACAGAGGTACACCTCTTATTCTACCAGGCCACACTGCCTGTCTTCACAGAGTTTAATTTACTCTTTCAGCGCCAAGAACCATCTGTGTATCTTCTCCATGGACAG atgaggTCTTATGTTAAGAAAATCATGTCCAAGTTTGTTACCACAACTGCAATAAAAAATGCTGATGTGTGTGAAGTTGAGTATAAAGACAAACAGAACCAGGTGGCAG ATCACAAGCTTAATGTTGGCTGGACAACAAGAACAACCCTCAACCGTCTGCATGAAGCTGGTGAGATCAGTCAGTACCAGGAAGACAACTTCCACAAGGCTGTGAGGGCattttttgttgcagctgttgaCTATGCCTTTAAGAAGCTGCCCTTCAAGGAGCCAGTCCTTGAACATTCACAGTTTATTGACTTTCAACAGAAGATGGACTGTGATGTGAATGATGCTCTATACTTTGTgtacag GTTTAGTCATCTGCTTCAGTATGGAGATCCCAAAGAACAGGACAAGTTGAGTGATGAGTTCCTGGACTATCAACTTATGGAGGAAAAGGACATTCCCAGAAGCATTTGGGAGCAGGCGGTGAGCAGAGTCAGTGAGCAGGAGGTGTACCACAGGATGGATAAGGTGTGGGCACACATGGCCACAATCAAGAGTCCAGTAACAGGAATGCCTAAGCTACCCATGCTGAGCAAGGTGGCACAACTAATTCTAACCCTGCCACACTCTAATGCTGATGCAGAAAGAGTTTTTTCAATGATTGGACTAAACAAGACTGACACACGGAATGCTCTGGCCTTGGAAGGCACACTGTCCTCTATAATGACAATAAAGATGTCCGGTATGGAGCCCAACTGCTTCAAGTATGAGCCCCCAGCAGAAGTAATCAAGGCCTCCAAGTCAGCTGCTTCCAGCTACAAGCGTGAACATGCAGCAGCTTCAAATGCTGGCTCAGAATGCACCTAA